From a single Ornithorhynchus anatinus isolate Pmale09 chromosome 4, mOrnAna1.pri.v4, whole genome shotgun sequence genomic region:
- the LOC103167602 gene encoding uncharacterized protein LOC103167602 translates to MERGGSGRPAEARPEQLKPRTGLKRNPKKNPSGGGRASWGKRETDLLLEVILKTGKARQTIPGTGQRNNALWGEIAEALARHQLSFTPKQCRTKWKHLKSQFRSEQAFSEASGAHGVHQSPFYEKMEALWKMEAVSPVEAKRPRQQAGGKPARRPPKDLREHARAFPALGLQPLPRIAANATPESGEGIPRGAPQQEPPAAPSVPQDQQMGTTMVQILEELRRLSRDLQNVSVVGVHISKILQCQQEHLIPGIQLLNHNVYQLCLLFANQGDGAGPPGPCPPHGLNPDGLLWSDSPVPEPRASAFEAPDAPRAPE, encoded by the exons atggagagaggaggcagcGGCAGACCCGCAGAAGCAAGGCCCGAACAACT AAAGCCTCGGACCGGTCTGAAGAGAAACCCGAAGAAGAACCCCAGTGGCGGGGGGAGAGCCAGCTGGGGGAAGCGCGAAACCGACCTCTTGCTGGAGGTCATCCTCAAGACAGGGAAGGCCAGGCAGACGATTCCCGGAACGGGCCAGAGGAACAACGCCCTGTGGGGAGAGATCGCGGAAGCCCTGGCGCGGCACCAACTGTCTTTCACCCCCAAGCAGTGCCGAACCAAGTGGAAACACCTGAAGAGCCAGTTCCGCTCGGAGCAGGCTTTCTCCGAGGCCAGCGGGGCCCACGGGGTCCACCAGTCTCCCTTCTACGAGAAGATGGAAGCCCTCTGGAAGATGGAGGCCGTAAGCCCCGTCGAGGCCAAAC GGCCGAGGCAACAGGCCGGAGGAAAGCCAGCCCGGAGACCCCCCAAGGACCTGCGGGAGCACG ccCGAGCGTTTCCTGCCCTGGGACTCCAGCCCCTGCCGAGGATAGCTGCCAACGCCACTCCTGAGTCTGGAGAGGGCATCCCAAGGGGTG CCCCGCAGCAGGAGCCCCCTGCGGCTCCCAGCGTTCCCCAAGACCAGCAGATGGGAACCACGATGGTGCAGATCCTGGAGGAAT TGAGGCGCCTCTCCCGGGACCTGCAGAACGTGTCGGTCGTCGGCgttcacatctccaagatcctcCAGTGCCAGCAGGAGCACCTCATTCCCGGCATTCAGCTCCTGAATCACAATGTCTATCAGCTTTGCCTCCTGTTCGCCAACCAGGGGGATggcgccgggccccccgggccctgcccgccCCACGGGCTCAATCCCGACGGCCTCCTCTGGTCCGACTCCCCGGTTCCCGAGCCTCGCGCCTCGGCCTTCGAGGCTCCGGATgctccccgggccccggagtGA